One window of the Rosa rugosa chromosome 3, drRosRugo1.1, whole genome shotgun sequence genome contains the following:
- the LOC133737980 gene encoding uncharacterized protein LOC133737980 has protein sequence MADLYGTPPDSEEISNILSHLLHGGSSSSCGAPLKPATYMHLLNSSSVPPPPHEHPQLLPRSADRSDSDRPSDFNFSDSGGGYFMDSDANTSKKGRRVPSENDLGDVSCDSEGPEAPEVPLNPAPPRSSSKRSRAAEVHNLSEKRRRSKINEKMKALQNLIPNSNKTDKASMLDEAIEYLKQLQLQVQMLTMRNGLGLHPMCLPGMMQPVQFPHMALGFDEGSDKVPKSSRGMSPFFGSEENSMQSAYNISSGCTILNQPMVVPSAANVPALEASFVFEPSTQAYYRPFFAAASSKELLFGEGEPSSKSDSNRTGINSSSDADKVSSKRPDADHCTIVDEAVRYIKSLEHTLQTAQKQRLAKLRSSASSSIITSKTEARSDAGVTRKAFLADHFQEEEEDRPSKKLAYGNNPSPTSLDSQQASCFKTWFSPNIVVNICGNEAHAGGACDDTLPAGALSVEDTFNLAAVSKKNTMSGYSFLNDQLSRRTSIFGLHLWVVLGICVGAAIVLVLFLISLWFTSRRNSSSSNSKAAQNPTIPNVSKEIQEIRIDCSRSTYAPPDPKPAQQHPDPVAESDPLAARAQAVLLQPDEDSPASTGRQRIHIEIGKDHRISYPEKGGGSSYGSGETRSGDQGGIAGPEVSHLGWGHWYTLRELEDATNGFADENVIGEGGYGIVYRGVLEDNSMVAVKNLLNNKGQAEKEFKVEVEAIGRVRHKNLVRLLGYCAEGAHRMLVYEYVDNGNLEQWLHGDVGPLSPLTWENRMNIILGTAKGLTYLHEGLEPKVVHRDIKSSNILLDKQWNSKVSDFGLAKLLGSERSYVTTRVMGTFGYVAPEYASTGMLNERSDVYSFGILIMEIISGRNPVDYSRPAGEVNLVEWLKTMVTNRTAEGVLDPRLPEKPSSRALKRALLVALRCVDPNAQKRPKMGHVVHMLEADEFPFRDDRRPGREYGRSPRDAAKRVMESGDSSGYDSGAQTNMSVWKKQEVEEER, from the exons ATGGCGGATCTGTACGGAACGCCGCCGGACTCGGAAGAAATCTCCAACATTCTCAGCCACCTCCTCCACGGCGGCTCCTCCTCTTCCTGCGGGGCGCCCCTCAAGCCCGCCACTTACATGCACCTACTCAACTCCTCCTCAGTGCCGCCGCCGCCGCACGAGCATCCTCAATTGTTGCCCCGATCGGCGGACCGGTCCGACTCCGACCGCCCCTCTGACTTCAACTTCTCCGATTCCGGCGGCGGGTATTTCATGGACTCCGACGCCAACACTTCAAAGAAGGGGAGGAGAGTTCCGTCGGAGAATGATCTCGGTGACGTCAGCTGTGACAGTGAG GGTCCTGAAGCGCCGGAGGTTCCATTAAACCCAGCTCCGCCGCGTAGTTCGTCCAAGAGAAGCAGAGCGGCGGAGGTCCATAACTTGTCGGAAAAG AGAAGGAGGAGTAAGATTAATGAGAAAATGAAAGCTTTGCAGAACCTGATTCCAAATTCTAACAAG ACGGATAAGGCTTCGATGCTGGATGAAGCAATTGAGTATTTGAAGCAGCTCCAGCTTCAAGTACAG ATGTTAACGATGAGAAATGGACTGGGTTTGCATCCCATGTGCTTACCAGGAATGATGCAGCCTGTGCAGTTTCCTCATATGGCATTGGGCTTTGACGAAGGAAGTGACAAAGTTCCAAAGTCTAGCAGAGGAATGAGCCCATTTTTTGGTAGTGAAGAAAACTCAATGCAATCAGCTTATAATATTTCCAGTGGATGCACAATCTTGAATCAGCCAATGGTCGTACCCTCAGCTGCAAATGTCCCTGCTTTGGAAGCCTCATTCGTCTTTGAACCATCGACTCAAGCTTACTACAGACCCTTCTTTGCTGCCGCATCTTCTAAG GAACTATTATTCGGTGAAGGTGAGCCGTCCTCAAAATCAGATTCCAATCGGACTGGGATAAACTCTTCATCAGATGCTGATAAGGTGTCCTCAAAGAGACCTGAT GCTGATCATTGTACCATTGTTGATGAGGCAGTGAGATATATCAAATCCCTCGAGCACACTCTACAAACAGCGCAAAAGCAAAGGCTTGCTAAATTGCGGAGTAGCGCTTCTTCATCCATTATTACATCGAAAACAGAAGCTAGGAGTGATGCTGGTGTTACAAGAAAAGCGTTTTTAGCTGATCATtttcaggaggaggaggaggatcgaCCATCAAAGAAGTTGGCTTACGGAAACAATCCATCACCTACTTCTCTTGATTCTCAGCAGGCCAGCTGCTTCAAGACGTGGTTTTCCCCTAATATTGTGGTGAACATATGCGGCAATGAGGCTCAC GCTGGTGGAGCTTGTGATGATACTCTTCCAGCTGGGGCGTTATCAGTAGAGGACACTTTCAATCTAGCAGCAG TTTCGAAGAAGAACACAATGTCTGGGTACTCGTTTTTGAACGACCAGCTGTCTCGGCGCACCTCCATTTTCGGGTTACACCTCTGGGTGGTTCTTGGAATTTGTGTCGGAGCAGCCATAGTTCTGGTTCTGTTTCTCATCTCTCTATGGTTCACTTCACGCCGGAACAGTAGTTCGTCAAATTCTAAGGCCGCCCAGAACCCGACAATCCCAAATGTCTCCAAGGAGATCCAAGAAATCCGAATCGACTGCTCCCGGAGCACCTACGCCCCGCCCGACCCGAAGCCGGCCCAGCAGCACCCCGACCCGGTTGCGGAGTCGGATCCCCTGGCGGCCAGAGCCCAGGCGGTGCTGCTTCAGCCGGACGAGGACAGCCCAGCGAGCACTGGAAGGCAGAGGATTCACATTGAAATTGGCAAGGACCATCGGATTTCGTACCCGGAAAAAGGCGGTGGGTCGTCGTACGGGAGCGGCGAGACTCGCTCCGGCGACCAGGGGGGGATCGCTGGGCCGGAGGTGTCGCATTTGGGGTGGGGGCATTGGTATACACTCAGAGAGCTTGAGGATGCTACTAATGGGTTTGCTGATGAGAATGTGATTGGTGAAGGTGGATATGGGATTGTGTACAGAGGTGTTTTGGAGGATAACTCAATGGTTGCAGTCAAGAATTTGCTCAATAACAA GGGACAAGCTGAGAAGGAGTTCAAggttgaagttgaagcaatTGGTCGTGTTCGCCATAAGAATTTAGTGAGGTTGCTTGGCTACTGTGCTGAAGGTGCTCACAG GATGCTTGTGTATGAGTATGTTGACAACGGAAACCTGGAACAATGGCTTCATGGAGATGTCGGGCCTCTCAGCCCTCTGACATGGGAGAATCGCATGAATATAATACTTGGGACAGCGAAAGG GTTGACATACTTGCATGAGGGACTAGAGCCCAAGGTTGTTCACCGTGATATTAAGTCCAGCAACATCTTGCTTGATAAGCAGTGGAATTCTAAAGTATCTGACTTTGGCCTAGCAAAGCTCCTGGGCTCAGAAAGGAGTTATGTGACAACTCGTGTGATGGGAACATTTGG ATATGTAGCTCCAGAATATGCTAGTACTGGCATGTTGAATGAAAGAAGTGATGTTTATAGTTTTGGGATTCTCATAATGGAGATTATTTCGGGGAGAAACCCAGTAGACTATAGCAGGCCTGCAGGAGAG GTGAACCTAGTTGAATGGCTTAAAACAATGGTTACCAATCGGACCGCCGAGGGAGTTTTAGATCCTAGATTGCCAGAGAAGCCTTCTTCCAGGGCATTGAAGCGTGCTCTTCTGGTTGCCTTACGTTGTGTGGACCCGAATGCTCAGAAGAGGCCAAAAATGGGGCATGTGGTGCATATGCTTGAAGCTGATGAGTTCCCTTTCCGAGAT GACCGCAGGCCTGGAAGAGAATATGGACGCTCACCGCGTGATGCTGCAAAGCGTGTTATGGAATCAGGTGATAGTAGCGGGTATGACAGTGGTGCCCAAACTAACATGTCAGTATGGAAAAAGCAAGAAGTTGAAGAAGAGCGTTAG
- the LOC133735404 gene encoding subtilisin-like protease SBT3, with the protein MSFYSMISLLVFTILQINNAVSSAEESQTYIIHMDHSHKPTSFVTHEDWHRSTLTSLMSSSSLAEQENEMLLYSYNHVMHGFSARLTASQLSELEKSPAHVATYPESFGKLFTTHSSKFLGLRQNSGLLLASSSGQDVIIGIIDTGVWPESESFSDRGMSEVPKRWKGTCENGTDFSPSLCSNKLIGARSFSKGLKAAGIKISTKYDFDSPRDWFGHGSHTSSTAAGNHVPGASHFGYAKGTARGVAPRAHVAMYKVLWATDSGKSAASDVLAGMDQAISDGVDIMSLSLGFDFLPYFNDVIAIASLSAIEKGIVVVCAAGNDGAYNTTYNGAPWITTVGAGTLDRTFTATLTLDNGLTVEGTSYFPESVYITDAPLYYGKDNANKAICNIGALDHKEVKGKVVICENTTETDVEGQKEEVQRAGGYAGIFMTDLSFLDPEDFSIPAIIVPFATGALIREYATQANTTRVKTLSFVHTNLGTKPSPEVAYFSSRGPDPVTPGILKPDVLAPGVDVLAAYIPNRGFMEVHKYDLETDYALLSGTSMAAPHVAGVAALLKAVHREWSPAAIRSAIMTTAYSSDNSQTTIKDQWSGLPATPLDFGAGHINPNKAMNPGLIYDMDVQDYIEFLCGLGYNAKQMKAVIRRSQWYCSSKPAELNYPSFMAIFNRTDSPNAKNFSRVVTNVGDDTSTYRAYLEVPKGMRITVQPSTLVFTGKNQEQGFTLSVEVDSDAPNVIYGYLAWIDQYNHIVSSPVVAINY; encoded by the coding sequence ATGAGTTTCTACAGTATGATCTCTCTATTAGTGTTTACCATACTGCAAATCAACAATGCAGTTTCAAGTGCTGAGGAATCCCAGACATACATCATTCACATGGATCATTCCCACAAACCTACGTCTTTCGTCACCCACGAAGACTGGCACAGGTCTACCTTAACCTCGTTAATGTCATCTTCATCTCTGGCAGAACAAGAGAACGAGATGTTGTTGTACTCGTACAACCATGTCATGCACGGCTTCAGTGCCAGGCTCACAGCTTCTCAACTGTCCGAATTGGAGAAATCTCCGGCTCATGTTGCTACATACCCGGAGTCTTTTGGCAAGCTCTTCACAACACACAGCTCCAAGTTTCTAGGACTAAGACAGAACTCTGGCTTATTGCTTGCTTCCTCATCTGGTCAAGATGTGATCATAGGAATCATAGATACCGGAGTTTGGCCAGAGAGCGAGAGTTTTAGTGATAGAGGAATGTCTGAAGTGCCAAAAAGATGGAAAGGCACATGCGAGAATGGAACAGATTTCAGCCCATCTCTCTGCAGCAACAAGCTCATTGGGGCTCGATCCTTTAGCAAAGGCCTGAAAGCAGCAGGAATTAAAATCTCCACAAAATATGACTTTGATTCACCACGGGACTGGTTTGGTCATGGAAGTCACACTTCGTCAACAGCTGCAGGTAACCATGTACCCGGCGCAAGTCATTTCGGATATGCAAAAGGCACAGCAAGAGGGGTGGCGCCACGAGCCCATGTTGCCATGTACAAGGTCCTGTGGGCAACAGACTCGGGAAAGAGTGCAGCTAGTGATGTGCTTGCAGGCATGGACCAAGCAATTTCTGATGGTGTTGATATAATGTCACTGTCTCTTGGCTTTGACTTCCTTCCTTATTTCAACGATGTCATTGCCATTGCTTCTCTTTCAGCAATTGAAAAGGGAATTGTTGTGGTCTGTGCTGCTGGAAATGACGGGGCTTACAATACAACATACAACGGAGCACCCTGGATCACAACAGTAGGGGCCGGCACTCTTGATCGCACTTTCACTGCAACACTGACTTTAGATAATGGTCTGACAGTTGAAGGAACATCATACTTCCCGGAGAGCGTTTACATTACTGATGCGCCATTGTACTACGGCAAAGACAATGCTAACAAAGCAATATGCAATATTGGGGCACTGGATCATAAAGAAGTGAAGGGAAAGGTGGTCATCTGTGAGAATACCACTGAGACTGATGTGGAAGGACAAAAGGAAGAGGTACAGAGGGCAGGTGGTTATGCTGGAATCTTCATGACAGATCTCTCATTTTTAGACCCAGAAGACTTCTCCATTCCTGCTATCATTGTTCCATTTGCTACAGGGGCCTTGATTAGAGAGTATGCAACACAGGCCAATACAACTCGAGTTAAGACCCTGAGTTTTGTGCACACAAATTTGGGTACAAAACCATCACCGGAAGTAGCGTATTTCTCTTCAAGAGGACCAGACCCAGTCACTCCGGGTATCCTAAAACCAGACGTTCTTGCTCCAGGAGTCGACGTGCTGGCTGCATATATACCTAACAGGGGGTTCATGGAAGTACACAAGTATGATTTAGAGACAGATTATGCACTATTATCAGGGACATCAATGGCAGCACCCCATGTTGCCGGAGTGGCAGCTCTGCTGAAGGCTGTTCACCGAGAATGGAGTCCCGCAGCCATCCGATCGGCCATCATGACCACAGCATACTCGAGCGACAATTCTCAAACCACCATAAAAGACCAATGGTCTGGTCTTCCCGCCACGCCTTTAGATTTTGGTGCGGGCCATATCAACCCAAACAAAGCCATGAACCCTGGACTAATCTATGACATGGATGTGCAGGATTACATTGAGTTTCTATGTGGCCTTGGGTATAATGCCAAGCAAATGAAAGCTGTTATCAGACGAAGCCAGTGGTATTGCAGCTCAAAACCTGCCGAACTAAACTACCCTTCTTTCATGGCCATTTTTAACAGAACAGACTCTCCGAATGCCAAGAACTTCAGCAGGGTTGTGACAAACGTAGGGGATGATACATCAACCTACCGAGCATATTTAGAAGTTCCAAAAGGAATGAGGATTACAGTACAGCCTAGTACCCTAGTATTCACAGGTAAAAACCAAGAGCAAGGTTTCACTTTGAGCGTAGAGGTCGATAGCGATGCCCCGAATGTGATCTATGGTTATCTAGCATGGATTGACCAGTATAACCACATAGTATCAAGCCCTGTAGTAGCAATTAACTACTAG
- the LOC133735405 gene encoding transcription factor bHLH95-like, with product MEKEVNESRKGRKAGGGAWVERERRKKMKDMFSSLHALLPQLPAKADHCTIVDEAVRYIKSLEHTLQTAQKQRLAKLRSSASSSIITSKTEARSDAGVTRKAFLADHFQEEEEDRPSKKLAYGNNPSPTSLDSQQASCFKTWFSPNIVVNICGNEAHVSVCSPRRPGLLSTVFYILEKHKLDVISAHISSDQHRCMYMIHAHYAGGACDDTLPAGALSVEDTFNLAAGELNLCLFSS from the exons ATGGAGAAAGAGGTGAACGAAAGTCGAAAGGGCCGAAAGGCTGGTGGTGGTGCGTGGGTTGAGAGAGAGcgaaggaagaagatgaaggatatgttctcttcccttcatgccttgcttccTCAGCTTCCAGCTAAG GCTGATCATTGTACCATTGTTGATGAGGCAGTGAGATATATCAAATCCCTCGAGCACACTCTACAAACAGCGCAAAAGCAAAGGCTTGCTAAATTGCGGAGTAGCGCTTCTTCATCCATTATTACATCGAAAACAGAAGCTAGGAGTGATGCTGGTGTTACAAGAAAAGCGTTTTTAGCTGATCATtttcaggaggaggaggaggatcgaCCATCAAAGAAGTTGGCTTACGGAAACAATCCATCACCTACTTCTCTTGATTCTCAGCAGGCCAGCTGCTTCAAGACGTGGTTTTCCCCTAATATTGTGGTGAACATATGCGGCAATGAGGCTCACGTAAGTGTTTGTTCGCCAAGAAGGCCAGGGCTCCTCAGTACCGTCTTCTACATACTAGAAAAGCATAAACTGGATGTTATATCTGCTCACATTTCCTCGGATCAGCATCGTTGTATGTACATGATCCACGCTCATTAT GCTGGTGGAGCTTGTGATGATACTCTTCCAGCTGGGGCGTTATCAGTAGAGGACACTTTCAATCTAGCAGCAGGTGAACTGAACCTGTGCCTCTTTTCATCTTGA